GCAGTGCCAGCCCGCAGAAGGCGATGCCGCCGCCCACGGCGATGGAGCGCGCGGTGGGATGCGCCTGCCACAGATAGACGGCGGTGAGCAGAAAGCCGGCCGGCACGCGGATGCGCCGCGCCACGCGCGCCCAGCTCACGGCGCACCTGCCAGCAGTTCGCGCGCCGCCCGCAGCGCGCCGGCGGAGGTGAGGCTGAGCAGCCCTTCCTCGGGAGCGGCGCGGCGGGCGTGCGAGGTGCGGCTCTCCGGACTGCGCAGCACGCGGCAGCGCGCCCCGAAGGGCCCGTTGCGCGCCGGGTCGGTGGGGCCGTAGATGCCCACCACGGGCACGCCCAGGGCGGCGGCCAGGTGCAGCGGCCCGGTGTCGCCGCCCATCGCCAGCCGCGCGCGCCGCGTCAGCGCGATCAGCTCCGCCAGCGAGCAGGTGAACGCCTGCGCCGTGCTCCCCGAGGCCTCCACCACCGCGCGCGCGATCTCCTCCTCCCCCGGGCCGGCGTTCACCAGCGAGCGCAGGCCGTGACGCGCCAGCCCCTGCGCCACTTCCCCGTAGCGCGCCGGAGGCCACTGCTTGGCGCCCCAGCCCGCCCCCGGGGTCAGGATGGCGAAGCTGGCCAGCCCGCGACGCTGGAGTTCGGCGTCGGCCCAGGCTTCGGCGGCGGGATCGATGGGCAATGGGAACTCGAGGACCGGCG
This window of the Terriglobales bacterium genome carries:
- a CDS encoding glycosyltransferase family 9 protein encodes the protein MRRTAPNPKLAAAREGLERILLLRLGSMGDIIHTLPALATLRRAFPAATLAWVVEERWAGLLAARPGVSRPGSSEMPLLNAIHTVNLKAWRQAFHKPQTWKEGRALFRELRQGAYQAAIDFQGAVRSALLMKWSGAPLRVGASRPRESAAGLYYTRRVPFRGRHVVEHNLSLVEALAPGAPPVLEFPLPIDPAAEAWADAELQRRGLASFAILTPGAGWGAKQWPPARYGEVAQGLARHGLRSLVNAGPGEEEIARAVVEASGSTAQAFTCSLAELIALTRRARLAMGGDTGPLHLAAALGVPVVGIYGPTDPARNGPFGARCRVLRSPESRTSHARRAAPEEGLLSLTSAGALRAARELLAGAP